The genomic segment AACGCCACCGGTGCTGAGCCGCTGAACCGGCGAATATCTATTCGCATCATCCCTTCTCTTCCTCTCTCAGGCTTCGACGGAGGCCGAAGTGTCGATGTACCGCTCGGCGAGCTCGGCGGCGAAGGCTTCCGTCGCGACCCCGCTCAACAAGCGCACACCCGATTCCTCGAAAAGTGCGCGGAATTCCATCTCCTCGATCCGCAAGTGCCCGTGGCGATATAGCTGCAGGAGCCCGTGCGCGTGCGCCCACATCGTCAGAGCCGTCTGCGTCGGGTCCCCGTCCTTCAGGATCCCGGCATCCATGCACTCACGTACGCGATCGATCCAGAATTGGTGGCGGGCGCTACTCATGGCCTCGATATCCGCGGGCAACTCGCCCATGCCGAGCTGTTCCGGTCCAAAGCACAGGATCGCGTGCCACCGCGGGTGCTCGAGCGCGAAGTCGAGGTAGCGCTCGCCTGCGCCGGAGAAGCGCTCGAGCGGCGTGGGAGCCTCAATCGCCCGATAGAGGTATGACATGAAGGCGCGGTGAGCCTCGCGCATCACGTCCGCGAGCACGTGCTCCTTCCCGTCGTAGTGCCGGTACAGTGCAGGCGCCGTCACCCCGACTTGCTTCGCGAGCTTCCGCATCGAAAAGCCGTCAAGCCCATCCTGCAAGTAGAGCTCGACGGCAGCGGCCAGGATCTTCTCTCTCTGATATGACATGTAAACACCGTAAACAAGATGCGACTATCGGTCAATGACCGGAAGCCTGAACAGGGTAACGGTGTTTAGTGCCAAATGGTGCGATGTGGAAGCTGACGCGGGCGTTCCCTACCCACGCGTAAGCACCGAGGCGGTGACGATTTGGTCTCCTCGCACGATGCTGTCCATCACGCCTAGCCCCTCGACCACCCACCCGAACACGGTATACCCGCCGTCGAGGTGCGGAAGCCGCGTATGGGCGAGGAAGAACTGAGAGCCCTCGGTGTCCTTGCCGGCACTCGCGAGGCCGATCGCGCCCCGCACGTACGGCAACTGGTTGAACTCGCTGGTGATCTGGAAGCCGGGCCCACCCCTGCCGGTGCCTCCGTCCACGTCTCCCCCCTGGGCTACGAAGTTCGGGATGACGCGATGGAACGGCACGCCGTTGAAGCGTCCCTCGCGGATCAAGCGCGTAATCGTCTGCACGGCGTGCGGAGCCTGCTCGGTATCCAGCTCCAGCAACACCCGGCCTCGGTTGGTATCGA from the Gemmatimonadota bacterium genome contains:
- a CDS encoding TetR/AcrR family transcriptional regulator → MSYQREKILAAAVELYLQDGLDGFSMRKLAKQVGVTAPALYRHYDGKEHVLADVMREAHRAFMSYLYRAIEAPTPLERFSGAGERYLDFALEHPRWHAILCFGPEQLGMGELPADIEAMSSARHQFWIDRVRECMDAGILKDGDPTQTALTMWAHAHGLLQLYRHGHLRIEEMEFRALFEESGVRLLSGVATEAFAAELAERYIDTSASVEA
- a CDS encoding peptidylprolyl isomerase, translating into MGDSPRIAFDTNRGRVLLELDTEQAPHAVQTITRLIREGRFNGVPFHRVIPNFVAQGGDVDGGTGRGGPGFQITSEFNQLPYVRGAIGLASAGKDTEGSQFFLAHTRLPHLDGGYTVFGWVVEGLGVMDSIVRGDQIVTASVLTRG